A stretch of DNA from Bernardetia sp.:
GCTATCTTAACTCAACTACAAACCAAACGTATTTTGAGAGCTTCTGAATTAGCTGACAAATTTGAAGTAAGCAAGAGGACAATTTACAGAGACATAAAAGCATTAGAGCAAGCTGGTGTACCTATTTTTACAGAAGAAGGGAAAGGCTATTCTTTGGTAGATGGCTATAATGTTCCTCCTATTATGTTTACAGAAAGTGAAGCTAATGCACTCATTACAGCAGAGCAACTAATTCTACAAAACAAAGATGCTTCTTTTGCCAAAGAGTATGTAGCAGCGATACAAAAAGTAAAATCTGTTTTGAAACATCATACAACAGACAAAGTCAATTTGCTTTCTAACAGAATTCAGTTTCGTCATAATGTTGGAAATCATACTACTAGCAATTATTTATCTACACTACAACTTGCTCTTACCAACCACCAAGTTTGTTATATTGAATACCTTTCATTAGAAACCAACCACAAAACAAAACGTCAGATTGAGCCTTTTGCACTCTACAACACACAAGAAAATTGGTTGCTTATTGCCTTTTGCAGATTAAGAGATGATTTCCGTAGTTTTAGATTAGACAAAATACAAAAATTAGAAGTCTTGAATGAATACTTTTCTCCACACAATATGACAATTCAAGAATACTTTACGATACATTGGCAAAAATATTTTGAATCTTTTTACACTTTTATTCCACCCTTGCCACAGGGCTGTCACTCTCCTAGTTTAGATTTGTATTCAAGTTCATCACATAAAAAATCTATACAAATGAATACACAAAAAATTGAAGCCTTTGATATTATCGGAATTGCCGTTCGTACGACAAATGAGAATCAACAAGCAGCAAAAGATATTCCTGCTCTTTGGGTAAAGTTTATGAAAGAAGCTATTTCAGAAAAAATTCCTAATAAAGTTTCTAATGAGATCTATTGTATTTATACAGAGTTTGAAAAAGACCATACAAAGCCCTACACTACTATTTTGGGATGTAAAGTAGATAATTTGGAAAATATACCCAGTGGTATGATTGGAAAAAGTATTGAAACATCAAATTATTCAAAATATGTTGCAAAAGGAGATGTTCAAAAAGGTAGTGTTTATAATGAATGGGTCAAAATCTGGAATTCTGACTTAAAACGCACTTTCACAAATGATATTGAAGTATATGGAGCGAAATCTATGCAGAAAGACAAGTCAGAAGTAGATATATTTGTTGCTATAGAATAAGTTAGTAATAAAGTTTATAACAGTTTTTTACAGGTCTGATTTTCAGCAATGTAGCAAAAATTAAATTGTGTCTATTTCTACATAGAGTTGAATTTGCAAAATTTAACTGTGATAAGGTTTAATGTAAAAAAACAGTGTTTTTTATCTACCCAAATGCTAGAAACGCCACAGTATCTAGCATTTTTTATGTTTCCTGTATTCTTATCTGTATTGTTTTTGTGTAAATTTACAAGCTCCTTTTATAGGAAAATGGCATATTATTTTCCTGTCTTATCACTTTAAACAAATTCTATACACCAATTTTCAAACAGATATGAAATTTCGTCCTTTTATTTTAATCCTACTTTTTAATTTGCTTTTTATTTCTCAAAATAATCTTTTTGCTCAAAATGCCTCTATTGATTCTGTTCCTATCATAGACCCATATAACTTTGAAGCTACCTTTGATTATCAAGGTTCTCATTACAAATACGCTATTTCAGAAAAAGGAAAAGATGGATATAGCTTGGTTATATGGCGAAAAAATACGCTACTAGAAGGAGAAGCCAAAATGATGGAAGTCTATTCGACAAATGTTCAGATTGAAGATGAAATAGCAAATACAAACAATAAAAACGCTCGTATTCGAATTGAATATGCAGAAAAACAAGGTTATGTTTGGAAACCTCAACAACACGATTTTATGCAAGTGATGTTTTTATTTGATACAGAAAATATCAACTATGCTCCTTTTGGGGAAAAAATGATTGATAGAAGCAAACACAGTAGCATTACTAAAGAAAACTTGGTAGTAAAGTTTGATAAAGAAAAGTTTACCCTTGCAGATGCTATCCAAACAAGTGTTGAATTTTTCATTATGAAATATCCAAAACTATTTTATATGTAAAACATAAAAAAAGCCATACAATAAAATTGTATGGCTTTTTAATTCAAAAAAAAATGTGATCCCGCTGAGGCTCGAACTCAGGACCCCAACATTAAAAGTGTTGTGCTCTACCAACTGAGCTACGGAATCAAAACAAATTATCAACTTAATTACTAAACCTTTTATCTATCTAATTTTTAACGTGCTCACGGAGCGATTCGAACGCTCACACACGTACGTGCACCACCCCCTCAAGATGGCGTGTCTACCAATTCCACCACGTGAGCAAATATAATTCTGATTTTGATTATCAGAATTATAAATAATACAAGTGATCCCGCTGAGGCTCGAACTCAGGACCCCAACATTAAAAGTGTTGTGCTCTACCAACTGAGCTACGGAATCATATCTTTATGCAACAACAGCCTTAAATTATAAATGGTTCAAAATATTGCTTAAAATTTTTAAGAAGTTTCTAGGCGATTTTTAAACTGATTTATTTCAAGCTATATTTGTCTGCATATTGTATTAGAACAAGCTGAAAATTTTCACAAAAAACAGAGGGCGTTTCCCTCAAATGCGTTGCAAAGGTACTACAATAATTTTATGATGCAAAATATTATTACAAAAAAAATCAAAACTCTTCATTTTTTCTGTCAATTCGTATTCAGAACGTGTCTTTTCGCCTTTTTCATTGGCATTTCTTTTTTTAGCTATGCTCAAAATGATGTACTCTTAAAACGAGGGGACTCTCTGTTTAGTGCTGGTCGTTATCAAGAAGCTCTTACCACCTATACACACTTGCTTAGTCAGAAAAAAGAGTTTA
This window harbors:
- a CDS encoding effector binding domain-containing protein is translated as MNDLKRLSRLTAILTQLQTKRILRASELADKFEVSKRTIYRDIKALEQAGVPIFTEEGKGYSLVDGYNVPPIMFTESEANALITAEQLILQNKDASFAKEYVAAIQKVKSVLKHHTTDKVNLLSNRIQFRHNVGNHTTSNYLSTLQLALTNHQVCYIEYLSLETNHKTKRQIEPFALYNTQENWLLIAFCRLRDDFRSFRLDKIQKLEVLNEYFSPHNMTIQEYFTIHWQKYFESFYTFIPPLPQGCHSPSLDLYSSSSHKKSIQMNTQKIEAFDIIGIAVRTTNENQQAAKDIPALWVKFMKEAISEKIPNKVSNEIYCIYTEFEKDHTKPYTTILGCKVDNLENIPSGMIGKSIETSNYSKYVAKGDVQKGSVYNEWVKIWNSDLKRTFTNDIEVYGAKSMQKDKSEVDIFVAIE